A single genomic interval of Ovis aries strain OAR_USU_Benz2616 breed Rambouillet chromosome 9, ARS-UI_Ramb_v3.0, whole genome shotgun sequence harbors:
- the TNFRSF11B gene encoding tumor necrosis factor receptor superfamily member 11B, giving the protein MNKLLCCALVFLDISIKWTTQETFPPKYLHYDPESSRQLMCDKCPPGTFLKQPCTARRKTVCAPCPDHHYTDTWHTSDECLYCSPVCKELQYVKQECSRTHNRVCECEEGRYLELEFCLKHRSCPPGFGVLHPGTPERNTVCKRCPDGFFSNETSSKAPCRKHTNCSAFGLLLTQKGNATHDNICSGSSESSTHKCGIDMTLCEEAFFRFAVPTKLTPNWLSVLVDNLPGTKVNAESVERIKQRHNSREQTFQLLKLWKHQNKDQDMVKKIIQDIDLCENSVRRHIGHMNLTFEQLLKLMESLPGKKVTTEDVEKTVKTCKSSEQLLKLLSLWRIKNGDQDTRKGLLHALKHLKKHHFPKTVIQSLKKTIRFLHSFTMYRLYRKLFLEMIGNQVQSLKISCL; this is encoded by the exons ATGAACAAGCTGCTGTGCTGCGCGCTCGTG TTCCTAGACATCTCCATTAAATGGACTACCCAGGAAACCTTTCCTCCAAAGTACCTTCATTATGACCCCGAGAGCTCTCGTCAGCTGATGTGTGACAAATGTCCTCCTGGCACCTTCCTGAAGCAGCCCTGCACAGCAAGGCGGAAGACCGTGTGTGCCCCTTGTCCCGACCACCACTACACGGACACCTGGCACACCAGTGACGAGTGTCTGTACTGCAGCCCAGTGTGCAAGGAACTGCAGTACGTCAAGCAGGAGTGCAGTCGCACCCATAACCGCGTGTGTGAATGTGAGGAGGGGCGCTATCTGGAGCTGGAGTTCTGCTTGAAGCACAGGAGCTGTCCGCCTGGGTTTGGAGTGCTACACCCAG GAACCCCGGAGCGAAATACAGTTTGCAAAAGATGTCCAGATGGGTTCTTCTCGAATGAGACATCATCCAAAGCGCCCTGTAGAAAACACACGAATTGCAGTGCATTTGGGCTCCTTCTAACTCAGAAAGGAAATGCAACGCATGACAATATATGTTCTGGTAGCAGCGAATCATCGACTCACAAATGTGGAATAG ACATGACCCTGTGTGAGGAGGCGTTCTTCAGGTTTGCTGTTCCTACAAAGCTTACCCCGAACTGGCTCAGTGTCCTAGTAGACAATCTGCCTGGCACCAAAGTAAATGCAGAGAGCGTAGAGAGGATAAAACAGCGACACAACTCACGAGAACAGACTTTCCAGCTGCTGAAGTTATGGAAGCATCAAAACAAAGATCAAGATATGGTCAAGAAGATCATCCAAG ATATCGACCTCTGTGAAAACAGCGTGAGGAGGCATATTGGACACATGAACCTCACCTTTGAGCAGCTTCTAAAGTTGATGGAAAGCTTGCCGGGGAAGAAAGTGACGACAGAAGACGTTGAGAAAACAGTGAAGACGTGCAAATCAAGTGAGCAACTCCTGAAGCTGCTCAGCCTGTGGAGGATAAAAAATGGCGACCAGGACACCCGCAAGGGCCTGCTGCACGCCCTAAAGCACTTGAAGAAGCACCACTTCCCCAAGACTGTCATTCAGAGTCTGAAGAAGACCATCCGGTTCCTTCACAGCTTCACCATGTACAGGTTATATCGGAAGCTATTTTTAGAAATGATAGGAAACCAGGTCCAGTCGTTAAAGATAAGCTGCTTATAA